The Drosophila sulfurigaster albostrigata strain 15112-1811.04 chromosome 3, ASM2355843v2, whole genome shotgun sequence genomic sequence ACTTTTTAACACAAAAGTTCTTTAAACTTCTCAAACAGCTGCACGAGCTTAAAAGCCAAATTTCAATGTCAACAagttttttgttcgtttttgtCTGCCGCGTGCTCTTCTGCTTCTTCCACACATCGCTGCCCCTCTCACTCTTTATCACCTAAAAGGCGTTGCTAGGCATAATGGTAAAacgggcacacacacacacgcaggcCATCACACGCATGTAAGCGTGCGTTCGTATGTGTTCGTTGTGTGATTGTGTATGAGTTATGCAAGCCAGAAATAAATGCTTACAATATGaatgagttttatttttacagttctttttgtgttttaatgtatgtatgatagtctaaaaaaatatgtttacaaattataaaaagtgtttttaacaaattttggtACAATTTCGTGTGATTTTGATTCACAATTCTTTCAACTTTGTTCTTACTATCATGTTGTTATATGAACATTCAAAATCAAAGTTCGTTTTAGTGGAGGCGGGCAGGGGGCGAAACTGGAGCAAGGAGCGGTGCAGTTGTCAGTGGGGGTGTTCACTAAAAACACAGGGGGTACTTCACTATTTTAGCATTGGCTTTCTAAAGGAGATGGAGAAAGTAAATTctaatgctaaaaatataatcgctctctctctctcttggtttCACTTCGACTTCttcggttgctgctgctcccgcGCACACAACTGGCAATGACTTTTTACTGGAGTGTTTTCTTTGCtgtcataaatattaatggaaatataattgaaaactgtaaaatatactatggggatttgttgttgtttatgtgggaggcaaaacaaaagaaaatgttagTGGAAACGTGGTATGTGTGTAGTGGAAACGTGCTTTAATCGCTTGGAAATACATAATTTTCTTGtacatatttgttgttgttctgccaTCGCTTAATGCGCGCGCTTCCAACTATaactatttttagtattttgtttaaagtttgaaaatacccttaatatattaatataattattatattttacgtgtgttgtttttctgttCTCAGCGCTCACTTGGATGcctttattttgtattgttgatgttgttgttgttgacatgACCCCCAAAATAGCAGAAGCAAagctcgtcgtcgtctcttCTCTTTTCGTCCACTAGCTTCAACCTctgcttgtatgtgtgtttgtttttgtatgtatgtgtgtgtgtgtgtatatgttgATGAACtagtgtagttgttgttgtttaggcAGACGCCGCAACTTCACCAGCTTTCTTGGCTCCAGCAGCTGCACCAGCAATTGCAACCTCCTCAAAGTTCTCAACCAGATCGGggacatcatcatcaccagcatccgcagcagcagcgccggcggcagcagcggcagcgccaCCAGCAGCGCTGTTCTTATTGGCAAACTCGGAAGCAATCTTCTTCAGCTGATTGATATCCTGGGGACCCAATTGCGTCAGAATGCCCGGAAGCATCTCCGAGATCGTCTTGTTCTCACCATGACCGGTGATGGCGAACGTGTTCGTTGGCAGCGATGCCTGCGCCTTTGGGTTGTTGAAGTGAATGACGGTGCCGTCGTTCTTGATGATGTTCACTTCCTCGATGCCGGGAATGGTGTTGACCGATAGTTTTTTCAGCGATGATTGCAACTTCT encodes the following:
- the LOC133843901 gene encoding transcription factor BTF3 homolog 4; protein product: MNPEKLKKLQAQVRIGGKGTPRRKKKIVHSTPATDDKKLQSSLKKLSVNTIPGIEEVNIIKNDGTVIHFNNPKAQASLPTNTFAITGHGENKTISEMLPGILTQLGPQDINQLKKIASEFANKNSAAGGAAAAAAGAAAADAGDDDVPDLVENFEEVAIAGAAAGAKKAGEVAASA